One Chitinophaga sp. H8 DNA window includes the following coding sequences:
- the hemW gene encoding radical SAM family heme chaperone HemW, with amino-acid sequence MAGIYLHIPFCKQACYYCNFHFSTSLAQKDAMVQAILREIQLQQNYLDGLAVSSIYFGGGTPSILPKEDLQALLQALHQHFNITPDAEITLEANPDDLTAAKLAALKAAGINRLSIGVQSFHEEDLQWMNRAHNSQQATQCITLAQAAGFENITIDLIYGGPTLSDEGWATNVQQAIALKVPHLSCYALTVEAGTALDHFIKKKKMAAVDTDRAARHFEQLMQWMQAAGYEHYEISNFALPGWHSRHNSSYWQGKSYLGIGPSAHSFNGTSRQWNIANNTAYIKAIQQGNLPFEKEILTPAMALNEYIMTSLRTAAGCNLQWVAEKFGIPLRQQLEKASQQFLRNGWMLRDQDTLRLTPQGKLFADGIAAELFS; translated from the coding sequence ATGGCCGGTATCTACCTTCATATTCCTTTTTGCAAGCAGGCATGTTATTACTGCAACTTTCATTTTTCCACTTCTCTTGCTCAGAAAGATGCAATGGTACAGGCCATCCTGCGGGAAATACAATTACAGCAAAATTACCTGGATGGCCTTGCAGTAAGCAGTATTTATTTTGGAGGAGGTACCCCCAGTATATTGCCGAAGGAAGACTTACAGGCCTTACTACAGGCACTCCATCAGCATTTCAACATAACTCCGGATGCAGAGATCACATTGGAAGCCAATCCGGATGACCTTACCGCCGCAAAACTGGCTGCTTTAAAAGCGGCTGGTATCAACCGGCTCAGCATAGGGGTGCAGTCCTTTCATGAAGAAGACCTGCAATGGATGAACCGTGCCCATAACAGCCAGCAGGCTACCCAATGTATTACCCTGGCCCAAGCAGCCGGTTTTGAAAATATTACCATTGATCTGATCTACGGCGGCCCTACGCTCAGTGATGAGGGCTGGGCAACTAATGTGCAACAGGCTATTGCGTTAAAAGTACCTCACTTATCCTGTTATGCACTTACAGTAGAAGCAGGTACTGCCCTGGACCATTTTATTAAAAAGAAAAAAATGGCTGCGGTGGATACCGATAGGGCTGCCCGCCACTTTGAACAGTTAATGCAATGGATGCAGGCTGCGGGCTATGAACATTATGAAATCTCTAATTTTGCCTTGCCCGGCTGGCACTCCCGTCATAACAGCAGCTACTGGCAGGGTAAATCCTACCTGGGAATAGGACCTTCTGCCCACTCTTTTAATGGTACCAGCCGCCAATGGAATATTGCTAATAATACTGCCTACATTAAAGCGATCCAACAGGGTAACCTCCCCTTTGAAAAGGAAATCCTGACCCCGGCCATGGCCCTGAATGAGTACATCATGACATCCCTCCGCACCGCCGCAGGTTGTAACCTTCAATGGGTGGCAGAAAAATTTGGCATCCCGTTACGTCAACAACTGGAAAAAGCCAGCCAGCAATTCCTCCGAAACGGATGGATGCTGCGCGACCAGGATACACTCCGGCTTACGCCCCAGGGCAAACTCTTTGCTGATGGTATTGCGGCGGAACTGTTCTCTTAA
- the gldM gene encoding gliding motility protein GldM: protein MALPKDPRQKMINIMYLVLTAMLALNVSAEILNAFNIVNNSINTSNNSLTDKNNLTYDQFEKQMANDAQKVGPLKNKAQEVKKISAEAFAYIEGLKEDIIRESGGRDEKGELKGKDNLDAATRVMENQKHGPEMEQKLIDLRNKLLTYVEPAKKAQFEKTLPLKIQIGKSSGDHGNVKKTWTTYHFNMVPTIAAVTILGKFQNDIKNSESLIVDDLFRQIDANDYKFDKLRPFVSLNSKNLMEGQTLTAQITIGAYSSTANPAIVVNGQTVTAADGIGTYSVPVSGLGEKTISGTITMKKPNGESELYPFTETYNVGTSTTSISADKMNVLYIGVPNPISISAAGVPAENVSATISNGSITKKSPGNYIVTASNPGKATISVSATVDGKTKPMGTKEFRIKMVPDPVLKVGVNKSGVMKAADFKVQGGLRADLENFEFEGVKFEVVSYLIGIDGKGRTYAEGTANSAYFPSSPEVTQSIRALRAGDQVYFDNVKVKGPDGIVRGMGNISFKLN from the coding sequence ATGGCACTACCTAAAGATCCTAGGCAGAAGATGATCAACATCATGTACCTGGTCTTGACGGCCATGCTGGCGTTGAATGTCTCTGCCGAAATACTCAACGCATTTAACATTGTTAATAATTCCATCAATACGTCCAATAACTCTTTGACAGATAAGAACAATCTCACCTACGATCAATTCGAAAAACAAATGGCGAATGATGCGCAAAAGGTGGGCCCATTAAAAAATAAGGCGCAGGAGGTGAAAAAAATATCTGCCGAAGCCTTCGCCTATATTGAAGGGCTGAAAGAGGATATCATCCGTGAAAGCGGTGGTAGGGATGAAAAAGGAGAGCTGAAAGGAAAAGATAACCTGGATGCTGCTACCAGAGTGATGGAAAATCAGAAACATGGTCCTGAAATGGAGCAAAAGCTGATTGACTTAAGGAATAAACTGCTGACTTATGTAGAACCTGCTAAGAAAGCCCAGTTTGAGAAAACATTACCACTGAAGATCCAGATCGGTAAATCATCCGGAGATCATGGTAATGTGAAGAAGACCTGGACTACGTATCATTTCAACATGGTACCTACTATTGCAGCAGTAACAATCCTCGGTAAGTTTCAGAATGATATCAAAAACTCCGAGTCATTGATCGTAGATGATCTGTTTCGTCAGATTGATGCCAATGACTACAAGTTTGACAAATTACGTCCGTTTGTTTCTTTGAATTCAAAGAATCTGATGGAAGGACAAACACTGACTGCACAGATCACAATTGGCGCTTACAGCAGTACTGCTAATCCGGCCATTGTAGTGAATGGTCAAACCGTGACAGCTGCAGATGGTATTGGTACTTATTCTGTACCAGTATCCGGTTTGGGTGAAAAAACAATATCTGGTACAATTACCATGAAAAAGCCGAATGGCGAGTCCGAATTATATCCCTTTACAGAAACTTATAACGTAGGTACTTCTACGACTTCTATTTCTGCTGATAAAATGAATGTATTGTATATTGGGGTACCTAATCCAATATCCATATCAGCAGCAGGTGTGCCGGCCGAAAACGTATCTGCTACTATCAGTAATGGTAGTATCACCAAGAAATCACCGGGCAACTATATTGTAACTGCCTCTAATCCTGGTAAAGCCACTATCAGTGTGTCTGCAACAGTAGATGGTAAAACCAAGCCTATGGGCACAAAGGAATTCCGGATAAAAATGGTGCCGGATCCGGTACTGAAAGTAGGGGTTAATAAGAGTGGGGTGATGAAAGCTGCTGACTTTAAAGTACAGGGTGGTTTACGTGCTGACCTGGAGAACTTTGAATTTGAGGGCGTGAAGTTTGAAGTGGTAAGTTACCTGATAGGCATTGACGGGAAAGGTCGTACCTATGCAGAAGGAACTGCTAATTCAGCGTATTTCCCGAGCTCACCGGAAGTTACCCAGTCTATTCGTGCGTTACGTGCAGGTGATCAGGTATATTTCGATAACGTGAAAGTGAAGGGGCCGGATGGTATTGTAAGAGGTATGGGTAATATTTCGTTTAAATTAAATTAA
- a CDS encoding FecR domain-containing protein, with translation MDSTNIYLQKLACYLDNPGQDELKREIDSWRAASPQNEKAFQEYYRIWSTAAELQVLAALDAEKRPAPPLAGRVVPMAPIPPANTGRRKIRWLWNAAAVLILGAAGYWMYTRAAHITYAEKTTSTNTIDSIIMADGSKIFLDANTHVKYPIKMTGPQYTVQLMQGNAFFQVAANAKRSFIVMVDQSSITVLGTSFNIHATGSDISLSVKTGKVMFTPTPDNEKTMVNAGSGVVYNKLTRTITRFDAVNANNDAWITQELVFVDAPLQEVCKKLEAHYKVKITIVGNISSLGKLNVTFNNNKLEEVLDVLKETYPISIVQKADHIIIKK, from the coding sequence ATGGATTCAACCAATATCTATTTACAGAAACTAGCCTGTTACCTGGACAATCCCGGACAAGATGAGCTGAAGCGGGAGATAGACAGCTGGCGGGCGGCATCACCTCAAAATGAAAAGGCATTCCAGGAGTATTACAGGATATGGAGCACTGCGGCAGAGCTGCAGGTGCTGGCTGCGTTAGATGCAGAAAAACGGCCAGCACCCCCTTTGGCCGGCAGGGTGGTCCCAATGGCGCCAATACCTCCTGCTAATACCGGGCGCCGCAAAATCCGCTGGCTATGGAATGCGGCAGCTGTTTTAATCCTGGGTGCAGCCGGCTACTGGATGTATACCCGCGCTGCTCATATTACCTATGCGGAAAAAACAACATCAACCAATACCATCGATTCTATTATCATGGCAGATGGCTCAAAAATCTTCCTCGATGCCAATACACATGTAAAATATCCGATAAAAATGACCGGGCCGCAATATACCGTGCAGCTAATGCAGGGAAACGCCTTTTTCCAGGTGGCGGCTAATGCCAAACGCAGCTTTATTGTAATGGTAGACCAATCCAGCATCACCGTACTCGGCACCTCTTTCAATATTCATGCTACCGGAAGTGATATCTCCCTGAGCGTAAAAACAGGGAAAGTAATGTTCACGCCGACACCGGATAATGAAAAAACAATGGTCAATGCCGGATCTGGCGTGGTGTACAATAAACTAACCCGGACAATCACACGTTTTGACGCGGTCAATGCTAATAATGATGCCTGGATCACACAGGAACTCGTTTTTGTAGATGCTCCCCTGCAGGAAGTATGTAAAAAGCTGGAAGCCCACTACAAGGTAAAAATCACTATTGTAGGCAATATCTCCTCGCTGGGTAAACTGAACGTCACCTTTAACAATAATAAACTGGAAGAAGTATTGGATGTCCTCAAGGAAACTTACCCGATTTCGATCGTGCAAAAGGCCGATCATATTATTATCAAAAAATAG
- a CDS encoding thioredoxin domain-containing protein — translation MHTNKLAGETSPYLLQHAHNPVNWYPWGPEALQLAVQEGKPILVSIGYAACHWCHVMERESFEDEATARIMNEHFINIKIDREERPDLDHIYMDAVQAMTGAGGWPLNVFLTPDRKPFYGGTYFPPVKAYNRPSWKDVLLSLSQAFREKREDIETQADNLTQHIGQSSQFGMQSGIDLQLPKDELFTAGQCESMYQQILAQADKVWGGFGRAPKFPGTFTIQYLLRYYHYFKEDAALQQALLSLDKMLQGGIYDQLGGGFARYSTDEKWLAPHFEKMLYDNALLVDVLCEAYQLTGSKIYAQTIRETLAFITREMTSPEGGFYAALDADSEGVEGKFYTWSLEEVEAVLGVQADIFCAYYDVTAEGNWEEQNILWIQQPLAAFAAARGLDEATLDGTLATCRAKLMAARDGRIRPGLDDKILLGWNALMIHACCKAYAALGDDSFKEMAVRCAQFCVEHFPQPATNGAWYHTYKNGEAKYPGFLDDYAFMIRAFIALQEITGELGWLYRAKEMASFVNTHFADETGHFFYYTIEGQSDIIVRKKEIYDGAVASGNAVMAANLWYLSIVFDNRQWADQAVGAVASLAQTVVRYPTSFGVWAGMVLQLVKGTKELAVVGQEFITRMEEINRHYIPFKVLLGAAGDVPEFPLLQQREQSDKTLIYLCQDYHCLKPVAYIKEITNLI, via the coding sequence ATGCACACAAACAAGCTCGCCGGAGAAACCAGTCCGTATTTACTACAGCATGCGCATAACCCCGTAAACTGGTACCCATGGGGGCCGGAAGCATTGCAGCTTGCAGTGCAGGAGGGCAAGCCTATACTGGTAAGTATTGGTTATGCTGCTTGTCACTGGTGTCATGTGATGGAGCGGGAAAGCTTCGAAGATGAAGCCACTGCCCGGATTATGAATGAACATTTCATCAATATCAAGATAGACCGGGAAGAAAGGCCGGATCTGGACCATATCTATATGGATGCGGTACAGGCGATGACCGGTGCTGGTGGTTGGCCCCTGAATGTTTTTTTAACACCGGACAGAAAGCCTTTCTATGGCGGTACTTATTTTCCTCCTGTAAAAGCCTATAATCGTCCATCGTGGAAAGATGTGTTGTTATCACTATCGCAGGCTTTCCGGGAAAAGCGGGAGGATATTGAAACCCAGGCCGACAACCTTACCCAGCATATAGGGCAATCCAGCCAGTTCGGCATGCAAAGCGGCATTGATCTGCAATTGCCTAAAGATGAATTATTTACCGCAGGGCAATGTGAAAGTATGTATCAGCAGATCCTGGCCCAGGCAGATAAGGTATGGGGAGGTTTTGGGCGGGCGCCTAAATTCCCGGGTACTTTTACCATTCAATATTTGCTGCGTTATTATCATTATTTTAAGGAAGACGCTGCCTTGCAGCAGGCTTTGCTTTCGCTGGACAAGATGTTGCAGGGAGGCATTTATGATCAGCTGGGTGGCGGATTTGCCCGGTATTCCACTGATGAAAAGTGGCTGGCCCCCCATTTTGAAAAGATGTTGTATGATAATGCCTTGCTGGTGGATGTATTATGCGAAGCTTATCAGCTGACCGGCAGCAAGATATATGCACAAACCATCCGGGAAACCCTGGCATTTATCACGCGTGAAATGACTTCGCCGGAAGGTGGCTTTTACGCCGCATTGGATGCCGATTCAGAAGGTGTGGAAGGTAAGTTTTATACCTGGAGCCTGGAGGAAGTGGAAGCGGTATTGGGTGTGCAGGCCGACATATTTTGTGCCTATTATGATGTTACTGCCGAGGGCAACTGGGAGGAACAGAATATTCTATGGATACAGCAGCCTTTGGCAGCCTTTGCCGCAGCGCGAGGGCTGGATGAAGCCACCCTGGATGGAACATTGGCCACCTGCCGTGCCAAACTGATGGCAGCGCGGGATGGGAGGATCAGGCCGGGGCTGGATGATAAGATATTGTTGGGCTGGAATGCATTGATGATACATGCCTGTTGTAAGGCATATGCTGCCTTGGGGGATGATTCGTTCAAAGAGATGGCCGTGCGCTGTGCACAGTTTTGTGTGGAGCACTTCCCGCAGCCAGCCACGAATGGCGCCTGGTATCATACTTACAAGAACGGGGAGGCAAAATATCCTGGTTTCCTGGATGATTATGCTTTTATGATCCGGGCGTTTATTGCTTTGCAGGAGATAACCGGCGAGCTGGGGTGGCTGTACCGGGCCAAAGAAATGGCCAGCTTTGTAAATACACATTTTGCCGATGAAACAGGTCATTTCTTTTACTATACTATTGAGGGACAGTCAGATATCATTGTCCGCAAGAAAGAGATCTATGATGGTGCGGTAGCCAGTGGCAATGCAGTGATGGCCGCCAACCTTTGGTATCTTTCCATTGTTTTTGATAACAGGCAATGGGCAGATCAGGCTGTAGGAGCGGTGGCGAGCCTGGCCCAGACGGTGGTGAGGTATCCTACTTCTTTTGGTGTTTGGGCAGGAATGGTATTGCAGCTGGTAAAGGGAACGAAGGAGCTGGCAGTGGTAGGGCAGGAATTTATTACGCGGATGGAGGAAATAAACAGGCACTATATTCCGTTTAAGGTGCTGCTGGGAGCAGCGGGGGATGTACCGGAATTCCCTTTGTTACAGCAACGGGAGCAATCTGATAAAACCCTGATTTATTTATGCCAGGACTATCATTGCCTGAAGCCTGTAGCTTATATAAAAGAAATTACAAATTTAATTTAA
- a CDS encoding uroporphyrinogen-III synthase, which translates to MQGKKVQSILISQPKPETEKSPYFDLARKFNVKLDFFPFIRVEGVVAKEFRKQKIDILNYTAVIFTSRNSVDHFFRICEEMKIKVSQDCKYFCITEAVALYLQKFILYRKRKVFYGADGSTKGLLEVMNKHRDNEKFLFPSSDSQKKDIEEWLKSNKCEYATASLYKTVSNDVTQILSATMYDMIVFFSPSGVKSLFESVPAFEQNGTCIGAFGPTTSAAVEDAGLRLDVKAPAPQAPSMVAALDQFLAQLSKK; encoded by the coding sequence TTGCAAGGAAAAAAAGTACAGTCGATCCTAATTTCTCAACCAAAGCCTGAAACAGAAAAGTCCCCCTACTTCGACCTGGCCAGGAAGTTCAATGTAAAGTTGGATTTCTTCCCTTTTATACGGGTGGAAGGTGTGGTAGCAAAGGAATTCAGGAAGCAGAAAATTGATATCCTGAATTATACTGCGGTTATTTTTACCAGTCGTAATTCAGTAGATCATTTTTTCCGCATTTGTGAGGAAATGAAGATCAAAGTATCGCAGGATTGCAAATACTTTTGTATCACAGAAGCAGTGGCATTGTACCTGCAAAAGTTTATCCTTTACCGGAAGCGAAAAGTTTTTTATGGTGCAGATGGTTCTACCAAGGGCTTACTGGAAGTAATGAACAAGCACCGGGATAATGAGAAATTTCTGTTCCCAAGTTCTGACAGTCAGAAAAAGGATATAGAGGAATGGCTGAAAAGCAACAAGTGTGAATATGCTACAGCCAGTCTTTATAAAACAGTTTCAAATGATGTAACCCAGATCCTGTCGGCCACTATGTATGACATGATTGTGTTTTTCAGCCCATCGGGGGTGAAGTCATTATTTGAGAGTGTGCCTGCTTTTGAACAGAATGGCACTTGTATAGGTGCTTTTGGCCCTACTACTTCTGCAGCAGTAGAAGATGCAGGTCTAAGACTGGATGTGAAGGCACCAGCACCCCAGGCACCCTCTATGGTAGCCGCATTAGACCAGTTTCTGGCACAATTAAGCAAAAAATAA
- the gldL gene encoding gliding motility protein GldL, which produces MAMNPNKARWLNFFVCIAASVVIIGALFKLQHWPYADVALIFGLSVEALIFFVYAFVPDSTPEHPAGVAVAGSPALAGMDKMLQEADITPANLQRLSENFQKLGTTVDKMRDISDVVAATGDYTQKTREAASAIGNVANAYTAAASAVSSFNSASESTKNFHEQMQGMTKNLASLNAIYELELQDTNNHLKAMNSFYSNLLNTSQAMSGSVEDAKKTQEQITLLAKNLSNLNTVYGNMLSAMHGTR; this is translated from the coding sequence ATGGCTATGAATCCTAACAAAGCGAGATGGCTCAACTTTTTTGTATGTATTGCAGCATCTGTTGTAATTATCGGAGCGTTATTTAAACTGCAGCACTGGCCTTATGCAGACGTGGCCCTGATCTTTGGTCTGAGTGTAGAAGCATTGATCTTTTTTGTGTATGCCTTTGTACCGGATTCTACTCCGGAGCATCCTGCAGGAGTAGCAGTAGCAGGTAGCCCCGCATTGGCAGGCATGGATAAGATGCTGCAGGAAGCAGACATCACCCCCGCTAATTTGCAGCGCCTGAGTGAAAACTTTCAAAAACTGGGTACTACCGTAGATAAAATGAGAGATATCAGTGATGTGGTAGCTGCTACCGGCGATTATACACAAAAGACAAGAGAAGCTGCCAGTGCAATTGGTAATGTAGCCAATGCTTACACTGCCGCTGCATCAGCAGTATCTTCCTTTAACAGCGCTTCAGAATCAACTAAAAACTTTCATGAGCAAATGCAGGGCATGACCAAAAATCTGGCTTCCCTGAATGCGATCTATGAATTGGAATTACAGGATACGAACAATCACCTGAAAGCAATGAACAGTTTCTACAGCAATCTGTTGAATACTTCCCAGGCGATGAGCGGCAGTGTGGAAGATGCCAAGAAAACACAGGAGCAGATTACTTTGCTGGCAAAAAACCTGAGCAATCTGAACACTGTTTATGGCAATATGCTGAGTGCCATGCACGGGACACGATAA
- a CDS encoding SUMF1/EgtB/PvdO family nonheme iron enzyme, whose protein sequence is MKLNYSSGLFAILLVSLLASCGGGSKTPKNAQGQLVGVSPRPKYFPPVPYGMVYVPSGTFHMGPSDEDVNYSYTARNKAISISGFYMDATEITNNEYRQFVQWVQDSIAHILLGHVKQDDGKDYIDWKQKINMKDKATIEKLDAMIYAPEDRLYGRKDIDVHKLVYHQETFNWDKAKLRENVGKPPSQFIDKKDVQIYPDTLCWIRDFSYAYNEPMTRMYFWHPAFDNYPVVGVNWHQATAFCEWRSRFWADYRISKKLFTEDNFQLPSEAQWEYAARGGREQTPYPWGGYYLRNKKGCLLANFKPGRGNYPEDGGFYTVRADAYWPNDYGLYNMAGNVAEWTQDIFYENAYTFTSDMNPYLRQDVPDNAPPKMKRKSVRGGSWKDIGYFLQTGTRSYEYQDSAKSYIGFRSTIAFLSRSKNDFNKRK, encoded by the coding sequence ATGAAGCTTAATTATTCAAGTGGTCTGTTCGCAATTTTGCTGGTGAGTTTACTGGCCAGTTGTGGTGGTGGTAGTAAAACCCCCAAAAATGCGCAGGGTCAACTCGTGGGAGTTAGTCCGAGACCAAAGTATTTTCCCCCAGTACCTTATGGCATGGTGTATGTACCTTCCGGGACTTTTCATATGGGGCCCAGTGATGAAGATGTGAACTATTCCTATACAGCCAGGAATAAGGCTATTTCCATTTCAGGGTTTTACATGGATGCCACGGAGATTACCAATAATGAGTACCGGCAGTTTGTGCAGTGGGTACAGGATTCCATCGCACACATATTGCTGGGGCATGTAAAGCAGGATGATGGTAAGGATTACATTGACTGGAAGCAGAAGATCAATATGAAGGATAAGGCCACCATTGAAAAGCTGGATGCCATGATCTATGCACCGGAAGATCGTTTGTACGGCAGAAAGGATATTGATGTACATAAGCTGGTATACCATCAGGAAACGTTTAACTGGGATAAGGCCAAGTTGCGGGAGAATGTAGGTAAGCCACCTTCCCAGTTCATTGATAAAAAGGATGTTCAGATTTATCCGGACACCCTGTGCTGGATCCGTGACTTTTCCTATGCTTACAATGAGCCTATGACCAGGATGTATTTCTGGCATCCGGCATTTGATAATTATCCGGTGGTAGGTGTTAACTGGCATCAGGCCACTGCTTTTTGTGAATGGCGCAGCCGTTTCTGGGCAGACTACCGTATTTCCAAGAAGCTTTTTACCGAGGATAACTTCCAGTTGCCATCAGAAGCGCAGTGGGAATATGCTGCCCGTGGAGGCAGAGAGCAAACACCTTACCCATGGGGTGGTTATTACCTGCGTAATAAGAAGGGTTGTTTACTGGCCAACTTTAAACCAGGCCGTGGTAACTATCCGGAAGATGGCGGGTTTTATACTGTAAGAGCGGATGCGTACTGGCCTAATGATTATGGATTGTATAACATGGCCGGCAATGTGGCAGAATGGACGCAGGATATTTTTTACGAAAATGCCTATACATTCACGTCAGATATGAACCCATATCTGCGGCAGGATGTTCCGGATAATGCACCTCCCAAGATGAAAAGGAAATCTGTGAGAGGCGGTTCCTGGAAAGACATTGGTTATTTCCTGCAAACAGGCACCCGTTCGTATGAATATCAGGACAGTGCAAAGTCATACATTGGTTTCAGAAGCACTATTGCGTTCCTGAGCCGTTCCAAGAATGATTTCAATAAGAGGAAATAG
- the gldN gene encoding gliding motility protein GldN — protein sequence MRAVMFNRIGWGALLLVLLATEAADAQRRGGSTRRRTTTEGNAPAADPNAPVVNPATGNAVSTPVVEQQPAGTSLRQDGVGAPVSDTPRKSLRVDGVTERNLSKERVPLAYDYIREDDKFWEKRIWQVIDVREKINLPFQYNVEDESGVNQLFINILLNAIKNKEVEAFSPIDDRFTTVMPYEEIQGKISGEERTVKSIDPVTGEEKMVTTRDDFDPRTIKQYKVKEVWVFDKEASALKVRILGIAPMVSRMNEDGSVRASIPLFWVYYPDMRPILAKYDVYNQNNDAATISWEDLFEMRFFSSYVIKENNTYNREIKDYIKDGVMRLLEGQAVKDRIFNKEQDLWAY from the coding sequence ATGCGTGCAGTAATGTTTAACAGAATTGGTTGGGGAGCTTTATTGCTGGTATTACTGGCAACAGAAGCAGCAGATGCACAGCGCCGTGGTGGAAGCACCCGCCGCCGTACTACTACAGAAGGTAATGCACCGGCAGCAGATCCTAATGCACCGGTCGTAAACCCTGCAACGGGCAACGCCGTGTCGACGCCTGTAGTAGAACAGCAGCCTGCCGGTACCTCCCTGCGTCAGGATGGTGTAGGTGCGCCTGTATCCGATACACCCCGTAAATCATTACGGGTGGATGGGGTAACAGAAAGGAACCTCTCTAAAGAACGTGTGCCGCTTGCCTATGACTATATCCGTGAGGACGACAAGTTCTGGGAAAAAAGAATCTGGCAGGTAATTGATGTACGGGAAAAGATCAACCTTCCTTTCCAGTACAACGTAGAGGACGAGTCTGGCGTAAACCAACTGTTTATAAACATATTACTCAACGCCATCAAAAATAAAGAAGTAGAGGCTTTCAGCCCTATAGATGACCGCTTTACCACCGTAATGCCTTATGAAGAAATTCAGGGCAAAATCAGTGGAGAAGAAAGAACTGTAAAGAGTATTGATCCGGTAACCGGCGAAGAGAAAATGGTAACTACCCGCGATGATTTTGATCCGCGTACTATTAAACAGTACAAAGTGAAAGAAGTATGGGTATTTGACAAAGAAGCTTCTGCGCTGAAAGTACGTATCCTGGGGATTGCACCAATGGTATCCCGCATGAATGAAGATGGCAGCGTACGTGCTTCTATCCCGCTCTTCTGGGTGTACTATCCGGATATGCGCCCTATCCTGGCTAAATACGATGTGTATAACCAGAATAATGATGCGGCCACTATCAGTTGGGAAGACTTGTTTGAAATGCGCTTTTTCTCCAGCTATGTTATCAAGGAAAACAATACCTATAACCGGGAGATCAAAGACTACATCAAGGATGGTGTAATGCGTCTGCTGGAAGGACAGGCCGTGAAAGACAGGATCTTTAACAAAGAACAGGATCTCTGGGCTTATTAG
- a CDS encoding DUF4271 domain-containing protein gives MRNWFLFLFIFSYLPILAQTDSAVKQAPVVKKAVVAKPKPDSSGRPITPAVPKKVVVVKKDSTARPLKDTLLLAKDSLAAQTIVKVKPPSAYDLYMQKLARENDFFKADKPHYYDMNPLRSYRDLDWLVYLVAFIILLLSIIRLVYTKYFSDLFRAFLNPTLSQRQLKDQLSQSPFPNFLLNIFFAISLGLFLYLVMYRQQYITTNANAWMLIPGLMILVALIYMVKFLMLRFCGWLFGNTDLADAYIFILYLINKILGILLVPFLIILAFCEPEIARIFLHVSIFFIVLLIVYRYIRSYSLVKQYLSFSRLHFFLYLCAFEVAPVLILTKVLLIWLTGNP, from the coding sequence GTGCGAAACTGGTTCCTGTTTCTTTTCATTTTTAGTTATTTACCCATACTGGCGCAAACGGATAGCGCAGTAAAACAAGCGCCTGTTGTCAAAAAAGCAGTAGTGGCAAAGCCTAAGCCGGATTCGTCGGGTAGGCCTATCACTCCGGCAGTCCCAAAGAAGGTGGTGGTAGTCAAAAAAGACAGTACGGCACGGCCGCTGAAGGATACCTTATTATTGGCAAAGGATAGTTTGGCAGCGCAGACTATTGTAAAGGTGAAGCCACCTTCTGCCTATGATCTTTACATGCAAAAGCTGGCCAGGGAGAATGATTTTTTTAAGGCAGACAAGCCGCATTATTACGATATGAATCCATTACGGTCTTATCGCGATCTGGACTGGCTGGTGTACCTGGTAGCCTTTATTATATTGTTGTTGAGCATCATACGCCTGGTATATACGAAATACTTTTCTGATCTTTTCCGGGCATTTCTGAATCCAACCTTAAGCCAGCGTCAGCTGAAGGATCAGCTATCCCAATCTCCGTTTCCCAACTTTTTGCTGAATATATTTTTTGCGATCAGCCTGGGACTTTTTCTTTACCTGGTGATGTACCGGCAGCAGTATATTACCACCAATGCCAATGCCTGGATGCTGATTCCTGGTTTGATGATATTGGTAGCGTTGATATACATGGTTAAGTTCTTAATGCTGCGCTTTTGTGGCTGGTTATTTGGCAATACGGATCTGGCAGATGCGTATATATTCATTTTGTACCTGATAAACAAGATTTTGGGTATTCTGTTGGTACCATTTCTGATAATTCTGGCATTTTGTGAGCCGGAAATAGCCCGTATTTTTCTTCATGTATCGATATTTTTTATTGTATTATTAATTGTATATAGGTACATTAGGTCCTATTCATTGGTAAAACAGTACCTATCATTCAGTAGATTGCATTTTTTTCTTTACCTTTGCGCATTCGAAGTAGCGCCGGTGTTGATATTAACGAAGGTGCTACTGATTTGGTTAACTGGTAATCCTTGA